The Penaeus chinensis breed Huanghai No. 1 chromosome 29, ASM1920278v2, whole genome shotgun sequence genome window below encodes:
- the LOC125040326 gene encoding glycine-rich protein 5-like codes for MEAVDPEVDLAVVAAAAVAVDTGGGSGGGSGGGSVVSGILVGSGTLSGGGGGGGYGGGSGGGFSGGSGGGFGGSHGGGSGGGSGGGSGGSSGYGG; via the coding sequence atGGAGGCGGTGGacccggaggtggatttggcggtagtagcggcggcggcggtggcggtggaTACAGGAGGAGGCAGCGGAGGAGGAAGCGGCGGTGGCAGTGTAGTTTCTGGAATTCTTGTTGGCAGTGGAACTCTCTCGGGTGGAGGCGGCGGTGGTGGCTAcggaggtggaagcggaggtggttttagtggaggaagtggaggcggtTTTGGAGGTAGTCAtggaggtggaagcggaggcgGAAGCGGAGGCGGAAGCGGAGGCAGCAGCGGATACGGAGGATAA